Proteins encoded in a region of the Podarcis muralis chromosome 6, rPodMur119.hap1.1, whole genome shotgun sequence genome:
- the SLC16A14 gene encoding monocarboxylate transporter 14 isoform X1 — MHGAPGRRAGSARSGREALSAAGRKVSRCSRSRREDTQWKMYASREDVGYDFEEDSKDREKKLMANPDVDGGWAWMIVLSSFLVHILIMGSQMALGVLNMEWLDEFSQSRGLTAWVSSLSMGITLIVGPFIGLFINTCGCRKTAIAGGILTAVGWILSSYASNVHYLFITFGVTAGVGSGMVYLPAVVMVGEYFEKRRALAQGLSTTGTGFGAFLMTVLLKYLCMEFGWRNAMFIQGAVCLNLCVCGALMRPVYYKEEAAEKSGEGNVSKSHTKALSCSAETLASNGILQEEAKEGQGKEEKSDIFSDLENKDATRHWKNIYALCVLKRVSQLTLTIQKGFRTWYSSYFGAASLFTNRKFAAFVFWALFAYSTFVIPFIHLPEIVKQYGLSAQNDVFPLTSIIAIVHILGKVILGIISDSPCVSAWNVFMAANFTLVFCIFVLPLMHTYAGLAVVCALIGFSSGYFSLMPVVTEDLVGIKHLANAYGIIICANGISALLGPPFAGWIYDLTQKYDFSFYICGLLYMVGILTLLIQPCIGKIKPSPAKNREGGKI, encoded by the exons ATGCATGGCGCGCCAGGCAGGCGGGCAGGCTCCGCACGCAGCGGCCGCGAAGCTTTGTCTGCTGCGGGCAGGAAGGTTTCCCGCTGCTCCCGCAGCCGCCGTGAG GATACTCAGTGGAAAATGTACGCCAGTCGCGAAGATGTTGGCTATGATTTTGAAGAGGATTCCAAAGACAGGGAGAAGAAGCTTATGGCGAATCCAGATGTTGATGGTGGATGGGCTTGGATGATTGTCCTTTCTTCTTTCCTGGTGCACATACTCATCATGGGATCACAAATGGCCCTTGGTGTTCTCAACATGGAATGGCTTGACGAATTCAGCCAAAGTCGAGGCCTGACAGCGTGGGTCAGCTCCCTTAGTATGGGTATAACCTTGATTGTAG GTCCTTTTATTGGTTTGTTCATTAACACCTGCGGTTGCCGGAAGACAGCAATAGCTGGAGGGATCTTGACTGCTGTAGGATGGATACTGAGTTCCTATGCCTCAAATGTACATTACCTCTTTATAACGTTCGGGGTTACAGCTG GTGTTGGGAGTGGGATGGTTTACCTGCCTGCTGTGGTCATGGTAGGCGAATACTTTGAGAAGAGAAGAGCACTTGCCCAGGGACTCAGCACAACTGGGACGGGGTTTGGTGCTTTCCTGATGACAGTTCTGCTGAAATACCTTTGCATGGAGTTTGGCTGGAGAAACGCAATGTTCATCCAGGGCGCGGTCTGTCTGAACCTGTGTGTTTGTGGAGCGCTCATGAGACCAGTTTACTACAAAGAGGAAGCCGCTGAAAAAAGCGGAGAGGGAAACGTCAGCAAGAGCCACACAAAAGCTCTCTCTTGCTCTGCAGAAACACTGGCATCTAATGGCATCTTACAGGAAGAAGCAAAAGAAGGGCAAGGTAAGGAGGAAAAGTCTGACATTTTTTCAGACTTGGAAAACAAAGATGCAACCAGACACTGGAAGAATATCTATGCTCTTTGCGTGCTGAAGAGGGTGAGTCAGCTGACACTTACAATCCAGAAAGGCTTTCGGACCTGGTATTCTAGTTACTTTGGCGCTGCATCCCTCTTCACCAACAGAAAGTTTGCAGCCTTTGTGTTTTGGGCCTTATTTGCATACAGCACTTTTGTTATCCCTTTTATCCATCTTCCGGAAATAGTGAAGCAATACGGCCTATCTGCACAGAACGATGTATTCCCTTTGACCTCAATTATTGCCATTGTCCACATTCTTGGCAAGGTCATCCTTGGCATCATTTCTGATTCACCCTGCGTCAGTGCTTGGAATGTCTTCATGGCAGCCAACTTCACTCTCGTcttctgcatttttgttttaccACTAATGCACACATATGCTGGGCTCGCTGTGGTCTGTGCCCTAATAGGATTTTCCAGTGGATATTTTTCACTCATGCCTGTTGTTACTGAAGATTTAGTTGGGATTAAGCACCTCGCAAATGCCTATGGAATCATCATATGTGCTAATGGGATTTCAGCACTCCTGGGACCACCTTTTGCAG GCTGGATTTATGACCTGacacaaaaatatgacttttcttTCTACATATGTGGCTTGCTTTACATGGTGGGAATCCTCACTTTGCTCATACAGCCTTGTATTGGAAAGATAAAGCCATCACCGGCAAAAAACAGAGAAGGTGGAAAAATATAG
- the SLC16A14 gene encoding monocarboxylate transporter 14 isoform X2, with protein sequence MYASREDVGYDFEEDSKDREKKLMANPDVDGGWAWMIVLSSFLVHILIMGSQMALGVLNMEWLDEFSQSRGLTAWVSSLSMGITLIVGPFIGLFINTCGCRKTAIAGGILTAVGWILSSYASNVHYLFITFGVTAGVGSGMVYLPAVVMVGEYFEKRRALAQGLSTTGTGFGAFLMTVLLKYLCMEFGWRNAMFIQGAVCLNLCVCGALMRPVYYKEEAAEKSGEGNVSKSHTKALSCSAETLASNGILQEEAKEGQGKEEKSDIFSDLENKDATRHWKNIYALCVLKRVSQLTLTIQKGFRTWYSSYFGAASLFTNRKFAAFVFWALFAYSTFVIPFIHLPEIVKQYGLSAQNDVFPLTSIIAIVHILGKVILGIISDSPCVSAWNVFMAANFTLVFCIFVLPLMHTYAGLAVVCALIGFSSGYFSLMPVVTEDLVGIKHLANAYGIIICANGISALLGPPFAGWIYDLTQKYDFSFYICGLLYMVGILTLLIQPCIGKIKPSPAKNREGGKI encoded by the exons ATGTACGCCAGTCGCGAAGATGTTGGCTATGATTTTGAAGAGGATTCCAAAGACAGGGAGAAGAAGCTTATGGCGAATCCAGATGTTGATGGTGGATGGGCTTGGATGATTGTCCTTTCTTCTTTCCTGGTGCACATACTCATCATGGGATCACAAATGGCCCTTGGTGTTCTCAACATGGAATGGCTTGACGAATTCAGCCAAAGTCGAGGCCTGACAGCGTGGGTCAGCTCCCTTAGTATGGGTATAACCTTGATTGTAG GTCCTTTTATTGGTTTGTTCATTAACACCTGCGGTTGCCGGAAGACAGCAATAGCTGGAGGGATCTTGACTGCTGTAGGATGGATACTGAGTTCCTATGCCTCAAATGTACATTACCTCTTTATAACGTTCGGGGTTACAGCTG GTGTTGGGAGTGGGATGGTTTACCTGCCTGCTGTGGTCATGGTAGGCGAATACTTTGAGAAGAGAAGAGCACTTGCCCAGGGACTCAGCACAACTGGGACGGGGTTTGGTGCTTTCCTGATGACAGTTCTGCTGAAATACCTTTGCATGGAGTTTGGCTGGAGAAACGCAATGTTCATCCAGGGCGCGGTCTGTCTGAACCTGTGTGTTTGTGGAGCGCTCATGAGACCAGTTTACTACAAAGAGGAAGCCGCTGAAAAAAGCGGAGAGGGAAACGTCAGCAAGAGCCACACAAAAGCTCTCTCTTGCTCTGCAGAAACACTGGCATCTAATGGCATCTTACAGGAAGAAGCAAAAGAAGGGCAAGGTAAGGAGGAAAAGTCTGACATTTTTTCAGACTTGGAAAACAAAGATGCAACCAGACACTGGAAGAATATCTATGCTCTTTGCGTGCTGAAGAGGGTGAGTCAGCTGACACTTACAATCCAGAAAGGCTTTCGGACCTGGTATTCTAGTTACTTTGGCGCTGCATCCCTCTTCACCAACAGAAAGTTTGCAGCCTTTGTGTTTTGGGCCTTATTTGCATACAGCACTTTTGTTATCCCTTTTATCCATCTTCCGGAAATAGTGAAGCAATACGGCCTATCTGCACAGAACGATGTATTCCCTTTGACCTCAATTATTGCCATTGTCCACATTCTTGGCAAGGTCATCCTTGGCATCATTTCTGATTCACCCTGCGTCAGTGCTTGGAATGTCTTCATGGCAGCCAACTTCACTCTCGTcttctgcatttttgttttaccACTAATGCACACATATGCTGGGCTCGCTGTGGTCTGTGCCCTAATAGGATTTTCCAGTGGATATTTTTCACTCATGCCTGTTGTTACTGAAGATTTAGTTGGGATTAAGCACCTCGCAAATGCCTATGGAATCATCATATGTGCTAATGGGATTTCAGCACTCCTGGGACCACCTTTTGCAG GCTGGATTTATGACCTGacacaaaaatatgacttttcttTCTACATATGTGGCTTGCTTTACATGGTGGGAATCCTCACTTTGCTCATACAGCCTTGTATTGGAAAGATAAAGCCATCACCGGCAAAAAACAGAGAAGGTGGAAAAATATAG